Part of the Fusobacterium varium genome is shown below.
TGCTCCTGAAATAACAGGGCAGGGAGAGAAATAATGAAATATATAACAAGAGAAGAAAAATTTTTAAATATAGGAATAGCTATCATTTTTAATGTAAGTATATTTATTTTAATTAATTTATATGGTTTAAAATATAAAAGTTTATACATGATAGCATTAAATATTTTTTTAATACTCATGTGGTATGGACTTTTTGCAACTTCAAAAAGTATAGAGGAAGAAAGCAAAATATCCAAAGAAAAAGAAGAAAAATTATTAGAAATAAAACTTAGTTTTATTAAAAATATTATGGTAGATGAGAAGGTTAAAGAATTTGAAAAAGTTTTAAATAATCTACCAGAAGATGAAAAAGCTGATTTTATTAAGTCTGTTTATGAGAATTTAATAACTGAAAAAATAGAAGAATTAGCACCTATGAAGGGGGAAGATGATTAATGAAAAAGAAGATTTTGATTATATTCTGTCTGCTATCTTTACTTATGATGGCAGCGGATCAAACAGAAAATATAAATCCTGACTATTTAATTGAAGCCACAGAATATGTAGATTTTTCTATGGCTGAACCAGAAATAAGAAGTGGTGCTAAAGCAGCCAGACAAAATATAGGAACTACCTTTGTCTATAATGAAAAAGATATGTATCGTATCTACTGTAGAGAAGGCTTTTTAACAACAATATATTTTAACCCAGATGAAGAAATTACTTTTATGGCTGGTGGAGATACTGAAAGATGGACTGTAGAAGAAGGAATAACAGGTAGTAAAGATGGCAATAGAACTATTGTCACTTTAAAACCTTTTATGACAGGGATTAAAACAAATCTAATTATAAATACTAACAAAAGAACCTATAACTTCTTTTTACATGCTGCTAACGATTGGTATAACCCAATGGTTAGCTTCAAATATCCACAAGACATTATGTTAAAAAATCTTAAAAGAAAGCAGCAAGATGCACAACTAACACCAGTGAATTTAGAAAATATAAACCACAATTATGAGTGGAAGAAAACAAAAGACACTTGGTGTCCGCTGCAAGTCTTTGATGATGGACAAAAAACTTTTATCCTTCTTAGTAAAAAAGCTGATGCTAACCAGTTACCAGCAATATTCATGCGTGATGAACAGACAGGTAAGGAAGCAATGATAAGAGCTAATTATAATCCTGATACTAATTATTTCATAATTGACCGATTAGTAAGCCAAGTTGTGTTGCAATATGGAAAGAAAAAGATAATTATTAAAAAAGATGGCAGCTTTATTAAACAGCCAAAAGACCATTACCCAGTAAGATTATAAGGAGGTGGAATATGAGCCAGTTTGATGAAGAAATAAGAGAAGAAGAAAATATAAATCGTGAAGAAGATAATCCTACACCACCTCCTAAACCTCCTTTTTTAGGGAGGCATATCAATTTTAAGATTATATATATGATAATAGGTGCAGTTCTTCTTTATTTGATAATAAGTGTTTTTAGAGGTCCTAGCATTAATGGAAAAGATAAAACTAAAGATTCTAAAAAAGGAGTTCAAAAAGTAGAAGCTAACCTCAATGCAGGTTATGGGGATATAGATTTTAAAGAGCCAAAATATGAGGACACTATAAAAGATACAGGAGTAAATACAGTTTATATAAATCAAGGGGGAGAACAAAAAAATCAGGCAAATCAAGAGGAAATAGAAAGACTTAGAAAGCTTCAGGAGGAAGCAAACAAAGCTAAAAGAAGTCCAATAGGTTTTAAATCAGTTAGAGCAGAACAAAGACAACCAGAAGTTCAAAGCAATTCTATAAATGAAGGAGATTACGACCAAAATAGACAAGCTTCTAAAAAAGCTTTTCTATATGGAGAAAAAAGAAATGATTTTATACTTAATAGTGCAATAGTACCAGCAATAAGTCCATATACAGTTACAGCAGGGGATTTCATACCAGCAGTTGTAATTACTGGAATGAATAGTGATCTTGCAGCTAAAACCATTGTAGCTCAAGTATCAGAAAATATATACGATACTATAAACCATAAGTTTTTACTTATACCACAAGGAACAAGGATTTTAGGAAAATATGACAGTAATGTCACTTGGGGTCAAGAAAGGTTACTTGTAGTATGGCAACGCTTGATTTTTCCTGATGGAAGCAGCCTTGACCTTGATAATATGCAAGGCGTAGATTTGACAGGACAGGCAGGAATAACAGGAAAAGTTAATAATCATTTTGCTAGTTTACTTAAAGGAGTTCTTCTTTCATCAGCATTAGGAGCAGCAGGAGCAGTAGTAACAGACAATGATGATAATTGGAGAAATGCAGCAGCTAGCGGAGCAGGAGAACAAATTATAACTATTGGAGATAAATTTGCTTCAAAAGCTCTTGACAGACAACCAACTATAACAATTAAAGCAGGAGATAGATTTAATATTATGGTTCATGCAGACATGATATTAAGACCATATAAATCTCAAAGAGCGAGTTGGTAATATGAAAAAAGAAACTAAAAAGAAAATATCAGCAGTAGTATTTTTAAGTAGTTTTTTCTTTGCATTATGGGGAGCAACTCAAACTTTTGCCAAATATACAGGTTATGCAAAAGGACTTGGAAGTCCTTTAATGGTTGTAAAAGAAATACCAATATATCTTCCTCATAAATATATTGAATGGGGTAAATATAAGGATAATGCCCCACAAGCATATCAAAAGGCAAATGGAAACTTTTTTATGGGATTAGTAATTGGAATGTTTCTTGTAGGAGCTATAAATTACAAGAAACAAAAGGTTACAACTCATGGATCGGCAGAATGGGCAAGTAAAAATGATATTGATGAAATGGGATTTTTTCCATATAAGGAAACAGGGTTAATTATTAAAAAGAAACCTTACGAAAAAGACTATAAATATTCAGGAACATTAGGAATATATCAAAAAAATATATTAAAAAACCAAACTATAAATAAAGAATTAAGAGAACCTGAATACAAAAAAGATGGAGTATTTATAGGTCGTGATAAATGGGGAAGAGATTTAATAGATAATTCATCAGGTCATGTTATGATGATTGCTAAAACAGGAGGAGGGAAAGGAGTATCAGTTGTTCTTCCAACTCTTTGGACTTGGAAAGGTGGAAGTCTTATAAATGATATTAAAGGGGAAAACTGGCAATATACAGCTTCTTACAGAAGAAATGTATTAGGACATAAAGTTTTAAGATTTCAGGCTACAGCAGATGGAATAACCAGCGTAAGCTGCAAATATAATCCTTTAGTTGAAATTAGAAAGGGAACAGTTTTTGAATATCAAGATGCAAAAATAATAGCTGAAACACTTATTGCACCTGAAAAAGCGAAAGACCCATTTTTTGGACCAAGTGCAGTAAATTATTTAACAGCAGTCATATTGCATGTTCTATATATAAAACAAAATAAAGTAGCTTCTCTTGCTGATGTATATAGGTTTATTACTTCGCCAGACTCGACAGAAGAACAGAAACTGGAGCAAATGAGAACGGCTATTCATAATTCAGATGGGAAAGAAAGCCTTTTTGAAGAAATATATGGAGAAGTAATAATATTAGATGATATAGAAAGACCAAGAACACACCCTATTGTAAGTCCAGTAGGGGCAGAAATGATGGGGAGAGCTCCAAATGAAAGGTCAGGAATAATTTCAAGTGCAAAGACGGAGTTAGCTGTATTTGTTGTACCTACAATAGCTAGAAATACTGATTCATCAGATTTTAGAATAAATGATTTAATGAATTACGAAGTGCCAGTAGATTTGTACTTTGTTACCCCTCCAAATGCTGTAGATATATCAGCAGCTTTACTTAAATTATTTATAAACCAAATAGTATTCATA
Proteins encoded:
- the trbG gene encoding conjugal transfer protein TrbG; translated protein: MKKKILIIFCLLSLLMMAADQTENINPDYLIEATEYVDFSMAEPEIRSGAKAARQNIGTTFVYNEKDMYRIYCREGFLTTIYFNPDEEITFMAGGDTERWTVEEGITGSKDGNRTIVTLKPFMTGIKTNLIINTNKRTYNFFLHAANDWYNPMVSFKYPQDIMLKNLKRKQQDAQLTPVNLENINHNYEWKKTKDTWCPLQVFDDGQKTFILLSKKADANQLPAIFMRDEQTGKEAMIRANYNPDTNYFIIDRLVSQVVLQYGKKKIIIKKDGSFIKQPKDHYPVRL
- the traG gene encoding conjugal transfer protein TraG, whose translation is MKKETKKKISAVVFLSSFFFALWGATQTFAKYTGYAKGLGSPLMVVKEIPIYLPHKYIEWGKYKDNAPQAYQKANGNFFMGLVIGMFLVGAINYKKQKVTTHGSAEWASKNDIDEMGFFPYKETGLIIKKKPYEKDYKYSGTLGIYQKNILKNQTINKELREPEYKKDGVFIGRDKWGRDLIDNSSGHVMMIAKTGGGKGVSVVLPTLWTWKGGSLINDIKGENWQYTASYRRNVLGHKVLRFQATADGITSVSCKYNPLVEIRKGTVFEYQDAKIIAETLIAPEKAKDPFFGPSAVNYLTAVILHVLYIKQNKVASLADVYRFITSPDSTEEQKLEQMRTAIHNSDGKESLFEEIYGEVIILDDIERPRTHPIVSPVGAEMMGRAPNERSGIISSAKTELAVFVVPTIARNTDSSDFRINDLMNYEVPVDLYFVTPPNAVDISAALLKLFINQIVFILTNNMDINDRGENVAFKHRFLFLMDELPAIGRVELFHKAISYIRGYGMKALIIIQDMKQLKAIYGENNSFLGNMTTSIYYSTNDVDTAQYIEKRIGNTTVLTTSKSYKGGGFLPSVNYNKSYVGRPLITAGEIHNLDENTSIILKAGTKPIQGKLAKWYVDEGFQDRFKRYPKLGDNAKSDKIR
- the trbI gene encoding conjugal transfer protein TrbI encodes the protein MSQFDEEIREEENINREEDNPTPPPKPPFLGRHINFKIIYMIIGAVLLYLIISVFRGPSINGKDKTKDSKKGVQKVEANLNAGYGDIDFKEPKYEDTIKDTGVNTVYINQGGEQKNQANQEEIERLRKLQEEANKAKRSPIGFKSVRAEQRQPEVQSNSINEGDYDQNRQASKKAFLYGEKRNDFILNSAIVPAISPYTVTAGDFIPAVVITGMNSDLAAKTIVAQVSENIYDTINHKFLLIPQGTRILGKYDSNVTWGQERLLVVWQRLIFPDGSSLDLDNMQGVDLTGQAGITGKVNNHFASLLKGVLLSSALGAAGAVVTDNDDNWRNAAASGAGEQIITIGDKFASKALDRQPTITIKAGDRFNIMVHADMILRPYKSQRASW